In a single window of the Renibacterium salmoninarum ATCC 33209 genome:
- a CDS encoding alpha-hydroxy-acid oxidizing protein: MNYLATVTRAQIFLCPVGVLGVCRADGDLETARAAAITRVPMFASTLSAAPLEQVRQAQGGTPCFFQLYPPNDRELTENLVKRAELAGFTGIVVTVDTWVNGWRPRDLANAYLPMLRGLCLENYRTDPRFQQLVNAQPGAPNMPLSSPGPGSSANQR; encoded by the coding sequence TTGAACTATTTGGCCACCGTTACCCGAGCCCAAATTTTCCTTTGCCCAGTTGGCGTACTCGGCGTCTGCCGTGCCGACGGCGATCTAGAGACCGCGAGGGCAGCGGCAATCACCAGGGTGCCGATGTTTGCCTCGACTCTTTCAGCTGCACCGCTGGAACAGGTGCGGCAAGCTCAAGGCGGCACCCCTTGCTTTTTCCAGCTGTACCCGCCGAACGATCGTGAGCTGACCGAGAATTTAGTCAAACGGGCTGAGCTAGCCGGATTTACTGGAATCGTGGTGACCGTTGATACCTGGGTAAACGGTTGGCGTCCTAGGGACCTAGCCAATGCGTATTTGCCGATGCTCCGTGGACTTTGCCTAGAAAATTATCGAACTGACCCACGGTTTCAGCAACTGGTCAACGCTCAACCAGGGGCACCGAACATGCCGCTGAGCTCACCTGGGCCGGGATCTTCGGCAAACCAACGCTGA
- a CDS encoding Gfo/Idh/MocA family protein: MSGSPAIRAAVVGFGLAGSVFHAPAIAANADYKLVSIVTGNPQRRSQAEQSYPGVAIVDSFEQLPFSDLDLVVIGTPPDTHLPLAHAALDAGLAVVVDKPFAPSSAEAMELVQHAERAGGLLTVYQHRRWDGEIQTLQGLLRSGSLGEVFRFESAMERWAPQISKPWKAQGGPGTGVLFDLGTHLIDQALQLFGPVQKVYGELNARRADGHSDDDAFVALLHENGVRSHLTMNLSSARIAPRMRLLGSQAAYFKQHGDLQEAQIQAGVGPGQDQYGIDPQENGGFLGLGDTAQPIETVRGNYPRFYELLAASINESGPPPVDPLDALAALRIIEQIRTQNSF, encoded by the coding sequence ATGAGCGGCTCGCCAGCAATCCGGGCCGCCGTCGTCGGCTTTGGCCTAGCTGGAAGTGTCTTCCACGCCCCGGCCATCGCGGCCAATGCGGATTACAAACTAGTTTCGATTGTCACTGGGAATCCGCAACGGCGCAGCCAAGCAGAGCAGTCTTATCCAGGAGTCGCAATTGTTGACTCCTTTGAGCAGCTGCCGTTTTCGGATCTCGATTTGGTGGTTATCGGTACCCCACCAGATACCCATCTGCCGCTCGCACACGCGGCACTTGATGCGGGCCTGGCCGTCGTCGTAGATAAACCGTTTGCTCCCAGCAGCGCTGAGGCAATGGAGCTCGTCCAGCACGCCGAACGAGCGGGCGGATTGCTCACTGTGTATCAACATCGACGCTGGGACGGTGAAATTCAAACGTTGCAGGGCTTGTTGCGCAGCGGATCACTGGGCGAGGTGTTCCGATTCGAATCGGCAATGGAACGTTGGGCTCCACAAATCAGCAAGCCGTGGAAGGCTCAAGGTGGGCCGGGAACCGGAGTGTTATTTGACTTGGGTACGCATTTGATCGACCAGGCCTTGCAGCTCTTTGGGCCGGTACAGAAGGTGTACGGCGAGCTCAACGCGCGCCGAGCTGACGGGCACAGTGATGACGATGCCTTTGTGGCCCTGTTGCATGAGAACGGTGTTCGATCACATTTGACCATGAACCTTAGCTCGGCACGGATTGCGCCCCGGATGCGTTTGTTGGGCAGCCAGGCTGCCTATTTCAAGCAACACGGCGACCTGCAGGAGGCTCAAATTCAGGCGGGCGTTGGTCCGGGGCAAGATCAGTATGGGATTGATCCGCAGGAAAATGGGGGTTTTTTGGGCTTAGGAGATACGGCGCAACCGATTGAGACCGTCCGTGGGAATTATCCGCGATTTTATGAATTGCTAGCCGCGTCGATTAACGAGTCAGGGCCGCCACCGGTCGATCCTCTCGACGCGTTAGCGGCCCTGCGGATTATTGAACAGATCCGAACTCAGAACTCGTTTTAG
- a CDS encoding MDR family MFS transporter encodes MTSNNQNRRLPEPGQAYSHRQIMTILVGLLLGMFLAALDQTIVSISIYTISNDLNGLSLQAWATTAYLITSTVSKPLYGKLSDIFGRRPLYVIAISIFLAGSIYAGFVHSIGELAVARGIQGLGAGGLMSLGLAIIGDIVPLKDRGKYQGYFMSVFGISSVLGPVVGGFFAGSSQILWLEGWRWVFLINVPIALAALVVVWMFLHLPKKEGARQKVDYWGAASITLALVPLLIVAEQGREWGWSSGGSFLCYGLGVLGIIAFILAERMAGDSALIPLRFFKIPAFGVSALLNFIIGIGMFGAIAMLPMYLQLVAGLTPTEAGLLMITFTVGILVGSITSGQVISRTGTYRVFPILGTLILGASALAMGLLLGVDTSLLVPGGIAIAFGLGLGFCMQPLTLSMQFAVPPKDMGVATSTATFFRSMGGTVGTAVFISMLFATAQDKIATLLGDAMKNPTYAAMFKDPAIVKNPDNKGFLDFIQNAQNGGASNLNDTSWLRSANKALTEPIRNGFAQSIDLVMLSAAVLVGVAFLVTFFLPKKKITDPKEASAAKEEAVAAL; translated from the coding sequence ATGACATCAAATAACCAGAATAGACGGCTTCCAGAACCCGGCCAGGCATACAGTCACCGCCAGATCATGACCATTTTGGTCGGTCTGCTGTTGGGTATGTTCCTCGCCGCACTGGACCAGACCATTGTTTCCATTTCCATCTACACCATTTCCAATGACCTCAATGGTCTCTCGCTCCAAGCCTGGGCCACCACGGCTTACTTGATTACCTCCACGGTAAGCAAGCCGCTGTACGGAAAGCTTTCCGACATCTTCGGTCGTCGGCCGCTCTACGTCATCGCAATTTCAATCTTCTTAGCCGGGTCAATTTACGCCGGCTTTGTCCACTCCATTGGTGAGCTTGCTGTGGCTCGTGGCATCCAGGGCCTTGGCGCTGGTGGCTTGATGTCCCTTGGCCTGGCCATCATCGGCGACATTGTTCCGCTGAAAGACCGCGGCAAATACCAGGGCTACTTCATGTCCGTATTTGGTATCTCCTCAGTTCTGGGCCCAGTAGTTGGCGGATTCTTTGCCGGTTCTTCGCAGATCTTATGGCTGGAAGGCTGGCGTTGGGTCTTTCTGATCAACGTCCCGATCGCCCTTGCGGCGCTCGTGGTGGTTTGGATGTTCCTCCATCTGCCAAAGAAGGAAGGCGCACGCCAAAAGGTCGATTATTGGGGGGCTGCCAGCATTACCTTGGCCTTGGTACCTCTGCTTATCGTGGCTGAACAAGGCCGTGAATGGGGCTGGAGTTCAGGCGGATCGTTCCTTTGCTATGGCCTAGGCGTCCTTGGCATCATCGCCTTTATCCTGGCTGAACGAATGGCTGGAGATTCGGCACTGATCCCGTTGCGGTTCTTTAAGATCCCAGCTTTCGGTGTTTCAGCGCTTTTGAACTTCATCATCGGCATTGGCATGTTCGGTGCTATCGCGATGCTGCCAATGTACTTGCAGCTTGTTGCTGGCCTCACGCCGACTGAAGCTGGTTTGTTGATGATCACCTTTACCGTCGGTATTTTGGTGGGTTCAATCACCAGCGGTCAAGTCATCTCCAGGACTGGCACTTATCGAGTGTTCCCGATCCTTGGCACCTTGATTCTTGGCGCATCTGCTTTGGCAATGGGCCTGCTGCTGGGCGTCGACACCTCGCTGCTCGTACCGGGCGGCATCGCGATTGCTTTCGGCCTGGGCCTGGGCTTCTGCATGCAGCCGCTCACTCTGTCGATGCAATTCGCTGTACCGCCGAAAGACATGGGCGTAGCTACTTCTACGGCAACGTTCTTCCGCTCAATGGGTGGCACCGTGGGTACTGCAGTGTTCATCTCGATGCTCTTCGCCACGGCGCAAGACAAAATCGCCACGCTCCTAGGCGATGCCATGAAGAACCCTACTTATGCCGCGATGTTCAAAGATCCTGCAATTGTGAAAAACCCAGACAACAAAGGGTTCTTGGACTTCATTCAGAACGCGCAGAACGGTGGTGCCAGCAATTTGAACGACACCTCCTGGCTGCGCAGCGCTAATAAAGCCCTCACCGAACCGATTCGCAACGGCTTCGCCCAGTCCATCGACTTGGTGATGCTCAGCGCGGCCGTTTTGGTTGGCGTAGCCTTCCTGGTCACCTTCTTCTTGCCCAAGAAGAAGATCACCGATCCAAAGGAAGCTTCAGCAGCTAAAGAAGAGGCAGTTGCCGCGCTCTAA
- a CDS encoding DUF4352 domain-containing protein has protein sequence MSLRRAAALPALMLVSLVLIATGCSPANGPSSLSGPSSSANAQGSPSAQSSPSSKNRQGTDNTPVTPNSDFTLPEAIRPGVYDSQGSLEKQIGELAGVTVTDDKQQRLVDFSVASITVDYKCQTDTDIKPSNGHFIAVELWVQTRAALASSQEPFFGVSPKEFDLIGPDGKTVTSTLDTRAGHACLDNGLGLPARIASGQKIRGLVVLDSPIASGSLMLSQRTTKGPGWIWDLPPVQAAR, from the coding sequence TTGTCATTACGCCGCGCCGCCGCATTGCCGGCCCTGATGCTGGTTTCACTCGTGTTGATTGCCACTGGTTGTTCACCAGCGAACGGGCCAAGCAGTCTCAGTGGACCGTCGTCGAGCGCTAATGCGCAAGGTTCACCAAGCGCCCAAAGCTCTCCCTCGAGTAAAAATCGGCAGGGCACTGACAACACTCCGGTCACACCAAATAGTGACTTCACTTTGCCGGAGGCCATCCGGCCGGGCGTCTACGACTCGCAAGGCAGCTTAGAGAAACAGATCGGCGAACTGGCCGGCGTAACAGTTACCGACGACAAGCAACAACGGCTTGTCGATTTTTCGGTCGCTTCAATCACCGTCGATTACAAGTGCCAAACGGACACTGACATCAAACCTAGCAATGGTCATTTCATTGCAGTAGAGCTCTGGGTCCAGACCAGGGCAGCGCTCGCTAGCTCCCAAGAACCCTTCTTTGGCGTTAGTCCTAAAGAATTCGATCTGATTGGCCCAGACGGCAAAACGGTAACTAGCACTTTGGACACCAGGGCTGGGCATGCCTGCTTAGATAATGGCTTGGGCTTGCCGGCCAGGATCGCCTCTGGGCAGAAGATCCGCGGCTTAGTGGTGCTAGATTCGCCCATCGCTTCTGGATCGCTTATGTTGTCCCAACGCACCACTAAGGGTCCAGGATGGATCTGGGATCTGCCGCCGGTGCAAGCTGCGCGTTAG